CGACGGCAACCCCGGATCGACGCAGTGGCAGTACGCGCCGGACGCCACCGGCACCGCGACCTTCACCGGCCTGCCCGCCGGCGAGTGGGATGTCTACTTCCTCGCCCAGGACGGGTACGCCCCGCTGGCCGCGCCCGTGCGCGTGACCGTGTCGGCCGATCCCGATCGCCCCGCCCCCGGCGACCCGGCCGCACCGGTCGAGATCGATCCGGTCGTCACCACGAACGAGACCGACGAGGTCATCGCCCGCGAGGGCTTCGCGCCCGGCGGCGCGGAGGGCTGGAGCGTCGCGTTCGCCGACGAGGACGCCGCGTACGGCGGCTGGACCTTCACCACCGAGGACGCCTGGGTCGGGGCCACCGACGAGTACGCGGCCCGGATCGACGAGATGCGCCGCCGCTTCGCCCGCGCCCAGGACACCTTCGCCGTCGCCGACGCGAGGCAGTACGGCGGCGCGCTCGACACCACCCTCGCCTCGGCGCCCGTCGACGTGGCGGGCCTCGGCGCGGTGCGGCTCACGTTCGACAGCCACTACCGAGGCTCGGCCGGCCAGGCCGGCACGGTCGGCGTCAGCTTCGACGGCGGAGAGACCACCGAGATCCTCCGCCTCGACTCGCAGACCGTCACCGACGGCTACGACGCGCGGCAGATGAACTATGTGCAGGACATCACGGTCGAGGTGCCGGCCGGCGCGCACGAGGCCGTGTTCACCTGGGGCTTCACGGGCGAGGGCGACGACCACTACTGGGCGATCGACTCGGTCGCCGTGCACGAGGCGCTCGCCGAGGCGACGGGCGAGCCCACCCAGGCGTGGGTGATGAGCGACATCCAGGGCCACCCCGGCGACTGGCAGCACGCGCTCGGAGACTACGCGCAGCTCGCGCCCGACGCCGACGCGATGGTGATCGTCGGCGACGTGGTCAACTCGGGCACCGAGGCCGAGTGGGACGACATCTCCGAGGTGATGGACGCGACCGCCGACATCCGCCCCGGCAAGACGATCGCCATGATCGGCAACCACGAGCGGTACGCCGCCGGCGGCTTCGAGGCCAACCGCGACCGCTTCCTCGCCTTCGCGCAGCGCGACGAGGTGTACGACGAGTACCTGCTCGAGGGCCCGGGCGGCGACGTGCCGGTGATCGCGCTCGGCCAGGAGTTCGCCAGCCCGTCCGACGTGGCGATGAGCGACGCGCAGGTGGAGTTCCTCGAGGAGCGGCTGGCGTACTGGACCGCGCAGGACAAGCAGGTGCTCGTGATGACGCACTTCCCCCTCGGCGACACCGTGTCGGCCTCGTGGATCCCCTGGTACAGCGAGCACCACCAGATGAACGACCGCCTCACGAGCATCCTCGGCAACTACCCGAACGCCGTGGTGTTCTCGGGCCACACGCACTACCCGGCCGAGCTCGGCGACTGGGCCGTGCAGCGCCGGACCGCGGACGGCCACGCCGACGGGTTCTGGGCGGTGAACACCGTGGCGATGCACATCGAGTGGGACGCGCGCGGCGAGAACACCCAGGGCATCACCGAGGTGACCACCCGCGACATCAACCAGGGCCTCACGGTCGACGCCTACGCCGACCGCCTGGTCGTGACCGCGTACGACTTCGCCGGCGAGGGCGCCACGCCGCTGCGGCAGGTGACGATCCCCAACCCGCTCGTCGCGAGCGAGACCGTCGCCGCGCCGGCCGTCGTGGCGGGTGAGCCGCGCATCGTGTCGACCCACAAGAACGGCATCAAGCCGGGCGCGAAGCTCACCGTCGACGAGGGGGAGTGGACCGAGGGCGCCGAGTTCGCGTACCAGTGGCTGGCCGACGGCGAGCCGATCGCGGGCGCGACGGGCGAGCAGTTCCACCTCGTGGGAGCGTGGAAGGGCACCGACATCGCGGTGCGGGTGACGGGCACGGTCGCGGGCCTCGAGCCGGCCACGGCCGTGTCGGCGCCGGTCCGCATCGACTGACGAGCATCATCGGTGTGCCCCGTCCCGCGCCGGGACGGGGCACACCGCCGTTCGACCGAGAGAGCCCCGTGATCCCACCCCGCACCGCCCCCGCCGCCGTCCTCTGGGACATGGACGGCACGATCGTCGACTCCGAGCACCACTGGATCGCCGCGGCACACGACATCGTCCGCGCCCATGCCCCCGCCGCCGCGCGCACGGGGCTCGACGCGCTCGTGGGCATGGCGATCCCCGACGGCGCCCTGCTGATGCGGGCGCTCGGCGTGGACCTGCCGGTCGACGAGATCGTGCGGCGCCAGGTCGCCGGGGTGCTCACGCGGATGGCGGCGGAACCGCCGCGCTGGCGCCCGGGGGCGCGCGAGCTGCTCGCGGCGGTGCGGGCGGCCGGCATCCCGCAGGCGCTCGTGACCATGTCGTACCGCGAGACGGCCGATCCCGTCATCGCGGCCCTGCCGCCCGGCACGTTCGACGTCGTGGTCACCGGCGACGACGTCGATCGGGGCAAGCCCTTCCCCGACGCGTACCTGCGCGCGGCCGGAGCGCTCGCGGTGGCGCCCGACCGCGCGGTGGCGATCGAGGACTCGCCTACGGGGCTCGCGGCGGCGCGAGCCGCGGGGATCGCGGTGATCGGCGTACCGCACCACGTGCCGCTCGACGGCGCCGACGCGCTCTGGCCCACCCTCGCCGGGCGCGCCGTCACCGACCTGTCGCTGCCGCCGGGCGGTCAGCCGATCGTCGGGATCGACGCCAGCAGTCGGCGCGTGTAGTCCTGCTCGGGGTGCAGCAGCACCCGCGAGGTGGGGCCGGACTCGACGACGGCGCCGTCCTTCATCACCACGACGGTGTCGCAGAGGTTCTGCACCACCCCGATGTCGTGCGACACCATCACCAGCGTGAGGGCCTCGCGCTCGCGCAGCTCGCGGATGAGCGCCAGGATCTGCGCCCGCACCGTGACGTCGAGGGCCGACAGCGGCTCGTCGCCGACGAGGATCCGCGGCCGGTGCGCGATCGCGCGGGCCAGGGCGATGCGCTGGCGCTGGCCGCCCGAGAACTCGTGGGGGTGCCGATCCGCCATCTCGGGATCGAGGCCGACGTCGCCGAGCACCTCGCGCACGCGCGCGCGGTGGTCGCCGTCCACGCCGAGCGCCCACAGCGGCTCGGCGATGATCCGGCCGACGCTCATGCGCGGATCGAGCGACGCGTACGGATCCTGGAACACGACGCCGGTCATGCGGCGCAGCCAGTGCAGCGAGCGCGCGGGCGCCCGGGCGTCGACGGGGCGGCCGTCGACCTCGACGGTGCCGGACGTGGGCCGGTCGAGGCCCAGCAGCAGCCGCACGAGCGTCGACTTGCCCGACCCGGATTCGCCGATGACCCCGACGGCCTCGCCGGCGGCGATATCGAGGTCGGTCGGCTGCAGCGCCGTGGTCACGCGCCGCGGGGCGAACAGCGCGCCGCGGGGCTGCGCGTATTGGCGGCTCAGCCCCCGCGCGCGGATGATCGGCCCGGTCATGCGTCCCCGCCTTCCCGCGAGACTGCGCCCCCGCGCCCAGACTGCTGACGCTGCCCGCTGTCTCGGCGCGGGGCTGCAGTCTCGCGGTCTTCGCCGCCGCGCCAGAGGGTCGCGGTGGCGTCGCGCAGCAGGCCCTGGGTGACCGGATGTGCCGGCGCCGAGAGCAGTTGCGGCACGGACGCGGCCTCGACGACGCGCCCGTCCTCGAGCACGACGCCGTCGGTGGCGACCTGCGACAGCACGGCCAGGTCGTGCGTGATGAACAGCAGCGACATGCCGGCGTCCTCCACGAGCCCCAGCAG
This genomic interval from Microbacterium sediminis contains the following:
- a CDS encoding DUF4073 domain-containing protein, which codes for MHAPTPRPHLRRAAIAVTAFGLIALPALPAVATEGDAAVVAPAASSSLTIADTALVEGEPLVVQWQTDAPHALNWIGVYPPSAGVPDGNPGSTQWQYAPDATGTATFTGLPAGEWDVYFLAQDGYAPLAAPVRVTVSADPDRPAPGDPAAPVEIDPVVTTNETDEVIAREGFAPGGAEGWSVAFADEDAAYGGWTFTTEDAWVGATDEYAARIDEMRRRFARAQDTFAVADARQYGGALDTTLASAPVDVAGLGAVRLTFDSHYRGSAGQAGTVGVSFDGGETTEILRLDSQTVTDGYDARQMNYVQDITVEVPAGAHEAVFTWGFTGEGDDHYWAIDSVAVHEALAEATGEPTQAWVMSDIQGHPGDWQHALGDYAQLAPDADAMVIVGDVVNSGTEAEWDDISEVMDATADIRPGKTIAMIGNHERYAAGGFEANRDRFLAFAQRDEVYDEYLLEGPGGDVPVIALGQEFASPSDVAMSDAQVEFLEERLAYWTAQDKQVLVMTHFPLGDTVSASWIPWYSEHHQMNDRLTSILGNYPNAVVFSGHTHYPAELGDWAVQRRTADGHADGFWAVNTVAMHIEWDARGENTQGITEVTTRDINQGLTVDAYADRLVVTAYDFAGEGATPLRQVTIPNPLVASETVAAPAVVAGEPRIVSTHKNGIKPGAKLTVDEGEWTEGAEFAYQWLADGEPIAGATGEQFHLVGAWKGTDIAVRVTGTVAGLEPATAVSAPVRID
- a CDS encoding HAD family hydrolase, producing the protein MIPPRTAPAAVLWDMDGTIVDSEHHWIAAAHDIVRAHAPAAARTGLDALVGMAIPDGALLMRALGVDLPVDEIVRRQVAGVLTRMAAEPPRWRPGARELLAAVRAAGIPQALVTMSYRETADPVIAALPPGTFDVVVTGDDVDRGKPFPDAYLRAAGALAVAPDRAVAIEDSPTGLAAARAAGIAVIGVPHHVPLDGADALWPTLAGRAVTDLSLPPGGQPIVGIDASSRRV
- a CDS encoding ABC transporter ATP-binding protein, producing the protein MTGPIIRARGLSRQYAQPRGALFAPRRVTTALQPTDLDIAAGEAVGVIGESGSGKSTLVRLLLGLDRPTSGTVEVDGRPVDARAPARSLHWLRRMTGVVFQDPYASLDPRMSVGRIIAEPLWALGVDGDHRARVREVLGDVGLDPEMADRHPHEFSGGQRQRIALARAIAHRPRILVGDEPLSALDVTVRAQILALIRELREREALTLVMVSHDIGVVQNLCDTVVVMKDGAVVESGPTSRVLLHPEQDYTRRLLASIPTIG